The Aspergillus luchuensis IFO 4308 DNA, chromosome 4, nearly complete sequence DNA window ACAATGAATGACTCTTCGGAAAACTTTCGCGTGGCGGGAATTGAAAAAGGCACAAAGAATAGATACAACGACATTTACCCATTCGATCATTCCAGGGTGAAGTTGCAAAATGTGTCACCCGGAGACTGCGACTATGTGAACGCAAATCACATGAAGGCAGCTTATAGTGGTAAACATTACATAGCTACCCAGGCACCCGTACCTGATACGTTCAATGTAAGTATATGCCTTTCGTGGGATAAGGAACTATTTACGTGTTGAATGCTCATTCGTCTCACAGGACTTTTGGCGCGTTGTTTGGGAACAGGATGTCCGCCTGGTGGTTTCTTTGACCGCCGAAGTTGAACGGGGACATGTCAAATGCCACCCTTACTGGGAATCTGGCAATTATGGACCTTGTCAGGTCAACAACTTTTCTCAGAAGTTCATCTATTTGGATGCGCAAGATCCGCAGCCAACTGATATGGAGCTTGACAAGCCGGATGATTCTGGCAGTCCTTATATCATTGTCAGGCATTTCGGCTTGTCGCACTCATCATTTCCATTCCAACCCTTGCGCGAAGTAACGCAGCTACAATATCCCCATTGGCCTGATTTTGGGACCACATCTCAACCAGCACACCTTCTCAAACTTATCGAGCAGTGTGATAAAGttacagcagcaacaactgGATCACATCAGGGTTCTTGCGATGGACGCGCAAACTCAAGGCCGGTATTGGTGCATTGCAGCGCAGGATGTGGCCGTACTGGGACATTCTGCACAGTGGATAGCGTGCTGGACATGTTGAAACGACAACGCAGTGCAGCGCACGCCTCGGGTGGAAATATGAATCAATGGTCCCAGACCGACAATGTGGATCTCATCGAAAGAACGGTAGACGACTTTCGAAAGCAGAGGCCAAGCATGGTGCAAAATTTGAGCCAGTTTGTTCTGTGTTATGAGAGCGTCTTGGAATGGACACTTGCGCAgatggggaaagaggaagatatAGGAGGTTGCTGAGGGGTCTTTCATCACGGTTAGACGTTTAGACACTGGGGATGGTCGTGATAGTAGACGGCTTGGATATAGTTTTCGTTATGTCATCTGCGTACAGGGTTTAGCAATGAAGTTTTGGCCCTCTGTACATCCCTCATTTCCCCGTCTTCTTTGAATGATCAGGCACATGTCAGCATAGCGAAGACACTGAATATTTCCCGTCACCGGTTACAATCTTCCAACTTTCCTGCTTTTTGATAAGCCCTGTAGATCACTTTTCCTGAGAGactctgtataatatattggTCGGTCAAAGCGGGTGGATCCGGACAACATAGCGAGTGTGCTCTTCACTAGTACATTAAGTCTCTAGAATACTTCCTTACATTTATCAAGTACTATCCTGCCATTTTAGAGCCGCATTATATTCAAGGTCTCTAGTTAAACCGCAACAAGATAATTGATTGTAGAAGCCAGGAGGTTTAATGCAAATTTATGAGAGTCGAGACAGGCAGGCAACAACAGGTAACgacggcagcggcggcggcggctgccTGAGATTCTGCTCATATAAGGAAAGCGAGCAACCCCCAAAGCAAATACTAAGCAAAGCTCGTCCCCAACTATCCACAATACTTTCCGGTTCTATTTTGGAGCTGAAACGTAAGGCATTACTTCGCACCAGGTTGTACAATCTCATTTCAACCCTCTTGAGTGAAGTACTTGGGCGACCTTTCCGAATCCTCATTTGACATTCAGCCTCAAAGATTTAGTCTGAATCTAGTGTCATGATCCTAAAACTCCCACCTGAACTGATTCAACTGGTTCTTCAGAACTGCAACACACCTGCGTTCTTAGAGGCAGCTTTCTCCTGTCGCATTATTCATGAGATCGCTTCCACTTGCCGAGAGGttcttctgcatcacctACGGCGAACACCGGGCATTGTCAATCGAGACCTACGCTCCCTCAGCTCAAAACAACTCTTTCGCTTGTTGACAAAGCATGCCTTCCAGCAATTATATGGTGCGCAATATCATGCAGATCGTGTAATCTTTGACTTTGGGAACGATGTTCTCGATGTCAAAGCATCCACCTTTTCAAGTTTCGATCACCAAACCCTTGCTCTTGTCGCGCGCGGCCGGGAGAAGGTCTATATTTTTCGCATTGAACATGGCCAGCTCCGACCCCTAAGAGAGATCAATCTCCCTTGTGACCGCCCTGGGATATGCGAAGTCCTCCAGACGGCgtttgatggagatggcggccTCTACGTCCTTCAGCGGTTTGTGCCTGCCATGGACGTGACTGATACAAACGCAAACCACCCATTTATCAAGCAAGCAATGCAGTCTAACATTAACGGAATGAACTACCTCTCATGCCACTCCCTTGACTCTCCTGGCGAGCCCGTTCGAGTGTGTGCTTTCCCAGATCACGCAAATTACAAGCCTCTGGCGCTTGCAGCTATGCAAGGCGGCAGCTTTGCTATTTCGTGGCAGCACAATTACGATTGTAGCGACAATGAAGTCGTGTTATACACGGCTTCAACTAATCCGCACAGCAGTGCAAAGTCGGGTGTCATCGGTTcgtttttctctttctcaattAACATGAAACTTTCGCCAGACCTGCCTGATTATGCTGACGCAACCTCAGATATTAGTTACGATTCTTGCGTCCTTCTGGAAAGGACGAGAGAGCAGAATGAAGGAGATAGGTTCGCCCAGTCTAGAAACACTCGGAACTGTCTTGTCGGAAAAGGGCCCGTGGTGGGACTTGCGTTCAATGACAGATCTAGTCAATTGCTATATCGGTACCGTGCACAAGCCTTGTACGGTTCATTCCAGAAGATCGATCTCTTGCCTTTTCCAACTCAGTCTGTACTGTATGAAAACTCATGCCCCGTGCAATTTTCAGATTATTTGACGCTGCTGTTCGGCATTGGAATACCATTTTTTGGTACACATGAAACCCGGGTGCAGAATGGTCTCTCAAGATGCCACTGGAAATACCTTTCTTTTGGAATAGCCACACATCGTGAAGAGGACTGGACTGTCGCGTGCCTCCTGACCTCTGAGGCTATTTGTCGAGCCAGTAACTGCGAGCATGAATTACATCTTGAGCGCGGACGGCGGTTACCGGACTGGACGATCGTGGCTCGTCTTCGTGGCTTTGAGAACTCGAATACCTCACTTGGTTGCATAGTTGCAGCTTCCAGGTTAGGAACTCGCATAGCTGTTGCGAACTGGAAAACAATTTATATCTGGGCGCTGGAGCCAGGCGCGTTGATTGAACATAATGCAACCGGATTTTACCCAGCCTCATCTTGGCCACCAGGCTCCGAGGTGATAGATTTGCAGCCTATAACCATCTCCCTTGATGCTGTATGCTTTCAGCTACGCTTTGGCTTAGGTGAAAATGACCTGGTAGCCATTACAGACAGAGGTCTCGTATACTGTGATCTCGACCCGTCCGGGGGTAGTCACAGAACAATCTATCAATTGGGCATGGAAAATGCACCGGGTTCTTAAGAGCTTCTGGGCAAAGTTTATATTCAAGTGATCAGAAATTGCAAAATTGTTTTCGGCTAACACTCCTTCTAAATAATCTGTCACTGATTGCATATGTGATCGTGACAATTAGAAATTGGGATCAACAGTAAGCAGTACATCAACTGCGAAGTACAAAGATGGGACGATAATATGAGCAAACATGTTCCATCTCCTATTATGAACCAATTAATTATAGCACGGATCCATTGCACTTTATCATAATATAGACATGAGGCTCCGATTCCGGTTAGAGTGGGCGCATGCTACAAGTTACCATGTCAAGACATCATCTGGCCTACCTCTTCTGACTCTCCATTCTGGGAGGCGAATAATATCAGTGCTAAGCCCCGTTCTCAAAGGGAGATGTATGATAACACCACATCACCTATTTGCGCATAGCTGATGCCGGACACGCTCGCACGTTGCAGCATggttctttttcccctttcatgCCAGAGCCCACCGAGCATCTGGCGAAACTGGAATATGAGTGTGGCATATGAGCTGAGCTGAAGACGTTCTAGAGGGGACGCATAACCGGCTGGGACGACCACATTGATTTGCtcataattaaaataaatcttggGGGGTTTGCACCCAGCAACAAACCTAGCCAAGAAACACTAGTATACCATGTCTAAGGGAGAACAGTTGATCTACGCAATGATTGTGTCAAGAATCTACTGGCTTTCCCCACCGCCAGACATAGCCAAGAAGGTGACAATGAGGAAAACCCACCAGTATCTAGATACGTGTTAGACCATTCAGCCTGGACGACTCaagaggtggtggggggCGGGAGGCGATAGTCAGTGGGATGACCTACTTTTGGAAAATGGTTTTCTCGACGACTTCCTCCGCATTCTTGCCATCCGGACCAAGCACAATAGGCTGATTGAGATGTGGGCGTGGACCCGCTTGACTAGATAACAGCTCCAACTTTGGGCTTACTggcgtagaagaagaagttgatgaGATGGACGGCAGCAAGTCAACGTAGTAGATATTGTTGGATGGGCCGACGTGAAGCCGAAGCGTTGGCCTGTCGTTCTCGCTCCCAATGAGGGAGGACCGTGAGGCGAGAGTCCCTACCCATTGTTTGGTGTTGGTAGACGTCGAGGTGTACAAGCCCAGGCGGATCAAGTCATTGGATACATCCTGCGGTTCGTTGTCACCGCACGCTGCGGCTATATTTGTTGATGAAAAGGTGAACTCCGGTTGCAAGGTGGTCGAATCGTAGGAGACGTGAGCCAGGACGGACGGTTCGGGAGAAGCTACAGGCCAGCATAGGATCTCGGCTGACTGTGGttgagaggatgaggagatggccgcggagagggagaataGGGAGGAGAGCGCAGGCAGGAAATTGAAGTAGGATGACCGCATGATTTCTGAGCTGCAGATAAAACAGTTTCTTGATTGAGGCGAGGTTTTAAGTTTTGAGGGGAGGACGTTGTTtgagacaaagaagaagaaaaccgaAAGTCGAAAGGCGGGAAGGTTTCGAACCAGCTTAGCTTTACTGCATCTAGACTATCCAAGCTCCGGAGGGCAGCGAGCGGTGGAATGTTTTGATTAGCGCGGAGAGTTACCCGCTaaaattactactactgatttgatttgatgtgAGTTCCCCGCATACTCTCATCATAAacaaaataatatttatacaagTACAGATCGAGCGGCCTATTGTTTAATacattttcttccctttgaAATACTGTAGGTATATCCATTGGCAGCTATTCACAAATGTttattttccccttccatcCCCGCAGGAACATAaataggaagaagaggagggaagtggGTCGGCATAGTATTTAGTTCTTATGAAGGGTGGGGGGAGCTCTCAAAATAATCTCTACCGGATGATAAATTCATGGAGTTTGAACCAGTGCACTGCACCCAATCGATTATTTTAACCTCTCTTGACTGCCGCTTGTCCCCTTTTTGTTCTCACAATCTTCCAATTAACCCATTTCCTTTGTCCCGCAGGTGCCTAACATAGTCCGTCAATCAGGTGTAAGTCAGTCCCAAGTCTGTGTCACCCAA harbors:
- a CDS encoding F-box domain protein (COG:S;~EggNog:ENOG410PVMI), with protein sequence MILKLPPELIQLVLQNCNTPAFLEAAFSCRIIHEIASTCREVLLHHLRRTPGIVNRDLRSLSSKQLFRLLTKHAFQQLYGAQYHADRVIFDFGNDVLDVKASTFSSFDHQTLALVARGREKVYIFRIEHGQLRPLREINLPCDRPGICEVLQTAFDGDGGLYVLQRFVPAMDVTDTNANHPFIKQAMQSNINGMNYLSCHSLDSPGEPVRVCAFPDHANYKPLALAAMQGGSFAISWQHNYDCSDNEVVLYTASTNPHSSAKSGVIDISYDSCVLLERTREQNEGDRFAQSRNTRNCLVGKGPVVGLAFNDRSSQLLYRYRAQALYGSFQKIDLLPFPTQSVLYENSCPVQFSDYLTLLFGIGIPFFGTHETRVQNGLSRCHWKYLSFGIATHREEDWTVACLLTSEAICRASNCEHELHLERGRRLPDWTIVARLRGFENSNTSLGCIVAASRLGTRIAVANWKTIYIWALEPGALIEHNATGFYPASSWPPGSEVIDLQPITISLDAVCFQLRFGLGENDLVAITDRGLVYCDLDPSGGSHRTIYQLGMENAPGS
- a CDS encoding uncharacterized protein (COG:S;~EggNog:ENOG410PSWY;~SECRETED:SignalP(1-21);~TransMembrane:1 (n8-19c31/32o189-205i)), whose translation is MRSSYFNFLPALSSLFSLSAAISSSSQPQSAEILCWPVASPEPSVLAHVSYDSTTLQPEFTFSSTNIAAACGDNEPQDVSNDLIRLGLYTSTSTNTKQWVGTLASRSSLIGSENDRPTLRLHVGPSNNIYYVDLLPSISSTSSSTPVSPKLELLSSQAGPRPHLNQPIVLGPDGKNAEEVVEKTIFQKYWWVFLIVTFLAMSGGGESQ